From the Debaryomyces hansenii CBS767 chromosome F complete sequence genome, the window ACCATGACCAGATACTGGGTTATCAGAAACAACATTTGGAATTGTATAAGTTGGTACTTTGAAATTCGGCTTCTTAAAACTTACATCACCATTAGCCGCTTGCAGTGACTTGTTGCTTGGAATTCgtgattcattatttctagtatttccaaattcaaaatcagcATCTAAATGGAaaacttcttcatcatcatgATTCAAATCTAGATTGTCAATCTCTTCAACTAATGGCCCTATATCCGGTGACTTCATGCACTGAGGCGACCGTAAGTAAGGAGGAATATATTTTCCTGAAGTAGATGAATTAACAGAAGTAGAATTATGCTGGTGACTAAGAGCatgaaaagaatttgcaaGTAAATCTCCTGTAGTGTTATTCTTCCTTGATTTGGATGGATAAAACAGATGTGATTTCCTTCTATCGCTATAGTTGGAATAGTAGTGATTATAACTATCATTctcattattataattattattatgataAAAATTACGACTCTTGTTTTGCGTTGAATTGCTTGTCttataatttcttttccATGTGCGACGCTTATTACCATTTCTTTTCCAGTCACTTCGATTATTATACTTattctgatgatgaggGTGTTGGTACTTTCCAGTGTTATTGAATCTTTGTTCGCCATATTTGTCCATATAATGATTAAACACAGATTTAGGGGTAAAGAAATCTTCCCGATTGAACCtattattaaatacattaccattattaaatgaattgtaattattatttggtttATGATGACTATTGATAGCCGATTGGTTGTACGACGCAACATTGAAAGGTTTACGGGTATTCCGAATAAACTTAATATTGCCATCCGATATTGGAATTGGCTTCATGTTTGTACTAGAGGATAACAATGCATCCGCTCTATGATTATGCGGCATTGCTGGTTCAtcttttaattcaattgccCTTGAATTCACGGTATCGCTCTCTGTCGTAGAATCTGTCTCAGGTTTTAAACAATTAATTGACTTACTTTCAACATCAGTGGTCGTGATTAACGGTATTGATTTAGTTGGTGAGAGAGATACAGAAACATTTTTCTTCGCTTCTTCATGAGTATAGTAATCATCTACGCCATCATCAAAGTATTCATCctcatcgtcatcgtcattgtcatcgtcatcgtcagCATCATCCTCATCAATATCAGCTTCCTCTAAATTCTCATCTTCATAATCACTTGCCCAGTACTCTTCGTCAATTGTAAAATACTTTAATGCGGTCAATTCATTCTGCAAGTTCTGCAAATCACGATTACTAGGATCAATATTAAGACAGTATCTCGTCACTGAAAACATCTCACCACTCATTGTAGAAAAAATATCGAATAATGCCTCTCTGTTGCTAGcaaattgaacaaatcgCTTATCTGAATAATTCGCTACCTGAAACGGATTCTTATGGAATACTAAAGTCAATAGAATAATTCCAATCGACCATAAGTCAATTTTCGAGGCATCATAGTGGTCAAttgattcatcaaataattcaggTGCCATATATCTTTCCGAaccaatatcaaattcGTTCTTATTCGTGATATTACGTGTTGTTGTTGCAAGACCCCAGTCACATAACTTAATTGACCAATCTTCACCAATCAAAATGTTCTCAGGTTTTAAATCTCTATGAAAAACATTCTTAGAATGGCAATAATCTAAGGCGCTTAAAACCTGGAGGAAAGCATCTTTAATATCTTGAGAGGTCGTAGGGCCATCACCACTTTGAATGGCCTCATATAAATCGCCTCTGGAAcaatattccaatattaGACATGAGTCAAAATGATCATATAAAGATGTGACATTATCATGGACTCCTAAAATCTTgtgaattgaaatttcttTGGCAGCCTCTTCGTACAATGTCTTCAAAATTGAGTTTTTACGTTCTGTTTCAGCATTGACAACTGAACGATATCTTGCAGGCGAAGAGCTTGCACGTCCGTTTTCTTTCTCGTTGGACTTATCCTCGGTATTATAATCCAATggatatataaattttacCGCCACTAGTTTATCATTTAGCTTTTTATCCTTAGCAAGTGATACTAAACCATATGAGCCTTTACTGATATTTGCAACTTTTTCATACCGGCTTCTTAAAAGATTACCGTTATCGTATTTCTCGTACTCGTCCATTCCAAAGAAAGTTATGCCCTAAATCCttaaaaaaatatgtatCACACAGCCAAACCAAATGTTGTATCGaacaaataatataaaaacagatgaaaatcaattaacCTAATACAGAATCCAAACAGTCCTGGATCTTCTAGGGGATGTAAATATGCAATTaaccaaaaataaaaaaacaGCAACTAATGCAAAAAAATCTCTAACAATCCACCGGTAGGTTTAGCAcagatttcaaaataaaaatggtAATTAGTGCTTTCGGATATATAAAATGCAAATGATTTATATGATAAAGTTCAAACGGATCCTAAATCAACATAAAGTATTTCAAACTATACTATAaggaatatgaaaatatgGCAGGGAAATGCAAGATCAGCACGGTTATTATGCTATAACAATATTTTATGAAGTACGCTTTGATCAATTAATGTCCAAGTATACTTAATGGAATCTAttgtaatatatatatgctCGGGGCCTGATCAATCAAAATTGGTTAGCCGCTTACTTCAAATAACGATGGTTAGTTCAATTTATCCAATAAAACTTAACCAAAAATTCCTCAACAACTATTACGATGTATTTAATATCAAACTTCGTTAAATATATCCGTAATCacaataattattatcaaaCTAATAAAAAGAACTTATACCCGAATCAATCAgttttatcatcaatttgCTCCCCACTCTAAACAAAAACTTCTATCCAATTATGTCGCGCATCTTCATCAACTAATGCGACATTTTGCCATTTATGATTCTCTATAGCAAAGATCCATCAGTAACCTAGGATAGATTTAGATTACTAGATTATCAGCAAAAGAAAATCGTAGAATGGATGAGCTAGTTAGCACATTTTTAGCAGTTACAGGAATAGAAGATGAATCAACCGCCAAACAGTATTTGGAAATCACcaataatgatttagaGTATGCAGTTACCCTATACATGGAATCGAACCCGCCAGCTAATGCTTCTGGTCAGAATGCATCTCATGGagacgatgaagaattggCACAGAGGCTTCAACAAGAAGCGTATGGAAATGAAGGATCGGACGTTAGAGAAGCAGATACAAATATTCATAGACATGAGACGTTGGTCGATTCTTTCGGCGGGGGATTTACGCCATCACCTCATATTAGCAGACCAGGAGATATATTTGGCGCGGGCAGGGTTGGTGTTTTCAACCAAAGATATGATGGTGAAGGAGATGAGTTCCATTTTGATCGGTTTGAAGAATTACCcgacgatgatgatgatgaagaagaagatgatgatgatgaagtaATGGTATTAGATAATGATGGAGAAGTGGTTGAAAACGATAGAGAAAGGCCTCGTTCAAGGAGAAGAATGAATAGAAATGACAGAATGAGTGAATTAACATCTACACAAAGAAGACTAGCCAACTTATTCAAACCACCATTTGATATAATGTCTAAGATTGATTTAGATGCAGCGAAGACTGAGGGAAGACGCCTGAAAAAATggattttaataaatatccAAGATTCATCCGAGTTCACCTGCCAGGTTTTAAATAGAGACTTTTGGTCTCAACTGAAGATCAAGAATGTTGTCCGTGATCactttatatttttgcaGTATCAACATGATTCGCCAAATGGtacaaattataaaaacttttattcaattgataaatatcctcatatttctattttgGATCCATTAACGGGTGAAAGAGTCTTCAAATGGACAGATGGTGAGATACCTGAAGCTGATACCTGGTTAGAGGAAGTGGATCAGTTTTTAGATAAATTCTCGTTGTTACctaattcaaataatccaattatTAACCATGAAGCTAAATTTGATCCTGATGCATTATCGGAAGaacaacaaattgaatttgcaATGAAACaatcaattattgatagCCAAACTGGTGGTACAACCTCTGATGATGCTATTGAGGTAGATGAAACAAACGAAATGGGTGCTTCAGATAACAATTCTGTTCCTGAGGAAGGAGACAAGTTCTCAAGCATACAGACGCTTGACCACGAAGAACCAAGTGCTGGAAATTCGGTCACTCGTATACAGATTCGTTTTCCAAATGGAAAGAGACTCATCCATAAATTTGACCTCGATGAAGATACTGTATTAACTGTCTATCAATGGCTAAAGTATATTGTAGCAAATAGCGATGATGAATATGGTTTGAGTAAAGATGATAGATTTATTTTATCGAATGTTTCTAATAAAGCGAAAAAGTCGTTAATTGACTCATTGGATTCAACAATTAATGAAGCTGAATTAAAAAATGCAAGTATTTTATTAgagaaagaataaatagtatatattgattcgatatataaaatatatctcAAACTTCTTCGCTTTTGTTTTGTAGTTTTGGAAACGCTTCAAGCGGTGGTAGTTCAGGAATGTTTAATTTAGGGAGGCCCGTAGCTAAAAGTGGCGGACTAGAATCTGCCAAGATAGATCTAAGAGATTTAGGCTTTGGGTGTGATACTGTATCTGATGACATACTAAGTAATTGTTTGTACTTCTGTTTCAAGGATTCTTCAGTTATTTCTTGGTCCTCCTCATTGGTGTCTGTCTGTGGTTCGATAATGTCCGGTTCCTCCTCATTAATGATCGACTTATTTGCTATAGAATTTCTCAACAAATGTATGTCATTGACAATCTCGTTATCGCTCAATCCCGAACAAGAATTTAGCTTATAACTTATATTAGAAGTATTTGCATGGGCTGCTTGGCTTCTTTCAAACCTTTCTAGCTGTGATAAAATCctatatttttcatttgtcAATTCtattttgtttttcttaaaatatgaattattcGAATCGTAATAATTGTCATGATTATTCGAAACAGCCGGGTCTCTATTCGCAGTATCATAGCTTCGTTTCAAATCGGTTGGAGAAATAACCGATCTATAGTATTGTTCcttattcttattatttagCTCTCCTTTGTTCACATTGTGATGTTCTTTATATAAGTCATTTAGTTGTTCATAAgtttcatttattaatttattcttgTATGCAACTAAGTCACTCTGGTATTGCTTCCAAATTATTGTCGAATTTGCCCTAGTATTAGACTCCAATAACAAATGATTATAATGACTTTCGCCTAAAATACTTTTTAAATCATTCCCATAGGGCCT encodes:
- a CDS encoding DEHA2F25938p (weakly similar to uniprot|P38691 Saccharomyces cerevisiae YHR082C KSP1 Nonessential putative serine/threonine protein kinase of unknown cellular role) — encoded protein: MDEYEKYDNGNLLRSRYEKVANISKGSYGLVSLAKDKKLNDKLVAVKFIYPLDYNTEDKSNEKENGRASSSPARYRSVVNAETERKNSILKTLYEEAAKEISIHKILGVHDNVTSLYDHFDSCLILEYCSRGDLYEAIQSGDGPTTSQDIKDAFLQVLSALDYCHSKNVFHRDLKPENILIGEDWSIKLCDWGLATTTRNITNKNEFDIGSERYMAPELFDESIDHYDASKIDLWSIGIILLTLVFHKNPFQVANYSDKRFVQFASNREALFDIFSTMSGEMFSVTRYCLNIDPSNRDLQNLQNELTALKYFTIDEEYWASDYEDENLEEADIDEDDADDDDDNDDDDEDEYFDDGVDDYYTHEEAKKNVSVSLSPTKSIPLITTTDVESKSINCLKPETDSTTESDTVNSRAIELKDEPAMPHNHRADALLSSSTNMKPIPISDGNIKFIRNTRKPFNVASYNQSAINSHHKPNNNYNSFNNGNVFNNRFNREDFFTPKSVFNHYMDKYGEQRFNNTGKYQHPHHQNKYNNRSDWKRNGNKRRTWKRNYKTSNSTQNKSRNFYHNNNYNNENDSYNHYYSNYSDRRKSHSFYPSKSRKNNTTGDLLANSFHALSHQHNSTSVNSSTSGKYIPPYLRSPQCMKSPDIGPLVEEIDNLDLNHDDEEVFHLDADFEFGNTRNNESRIPSNKSSQAANGDVSFKKPNFKVPTYTIPNVVSDNPVSGHGSFRTNNSTYIHKGTTYRGSGNNTRRNSTIAPNSTRPISMGSNALSDIAPTLSSSYSTSGKYIPPFRRSSHGPIGIGLPQNSQTINGKVKNHYIPNIQDKRKIPGDEKNPNNFLSQVNENRIGSSSVPSDKTDWFLSRKE
- a CDS encoding DEHA2F25960p (similar to CA1287|IPF5545 Candida albicans IPF5545), which encodes MDELVSTFLAVTGIEDESTAKQYLEITNNDLEYAVTLYMESNPPANASGQNASHGDDEELAQRLQQEAYGNEGSDVREADTNIHRHETLVDSFGGGFTPSPHISRPGDIFGAGRVGVFNQRYDGEGDEFHFDRFEELPDDDDDEEEDDDDEVMVLDNDGEVVENDRERPRSRRRMNRNDRMSELTSTQRRLANLFKPPFDIMSKIDLDAAKTEGRRSKKWILINIQDSSEFTCQVLNRDFWSQSKIKNVVRDHFIFLQYQHDSPNGTNYKNFYSIDKYPHISILDPLTGERVFKWTDGEIPEADTWLEEVDQFLDKFSLLPNSNNPIINHEAKFDPDALSEEQQIEFAMKQSIIDSQTGGTTSDDAIEVDETNEMGASDNNSVPEEGDKFSSIQTLDHEEPSAGNSVTRIQIRFPNGKRLIHKFDLDEDTVLTVYQWLKYIVANSDDEYGLSKDDRFILSNVSNKAKKSLIDSLDSTINEAELKNASILLEKE
- a CDS encoding DEHA2F25982p (similar to CA1286|IPF5546 Candida albicans IPF5546), translating into MASSENLNEFKESHISNLAHSSIEELTNFEDDISKQFNSLSKEYLNSRVARINHLINSINYFISKLAEDETEWSEVFSTQTETINNIKTNTEDLILSSKTGSVNDICDTLDEYEDTLKYLFQNIRSPLSFLGNYKVNISSRGDVANKARQLPFEGQFDNVIRPYGNDLKSILGESHYNHLLLESNTRANSTIIWKQYQSDLVAYKNKLINETYEQLNDLYKEHHNVNKGELNNKNKEQYYRSVISPTDLKRSYDTANRDPAVSNNHDNYYDSNNSYFKKNKIELTNEKYRILSQLERFERSQAAHANTSNISYKLNSCSGLSDNEIVNDIHLLRNSIANKSIINEEEPDIIEPQTDTNEEDQEITEESLKQKYKQLLSMSSDTVSHPKPKSLRSILADSSPPLLATGLPKLNIPELPPLEAFPKLQNKSEEV